The Amycolatopsis sp. NBC_01480 genome segment AGCAGCGGTGATCACTATACCGGTGGCGTATACGCCGTGTGTATACCTCCTGAGAATAGTTTGTTCTCGCAGGTCAGTGTGGCATCGCGGTCGGCTGACCCGCGTGAGAGCTACACGCGAATATCCACTCACGGTGACGATCTTGAACCGCGGGAGTCCGACGATCAAGTCCCTACCGGCGGGCCCGAGGCCGCGGGTTCCGGCCAAGCCGAGAGCACCACCGGCGGTTCGTCGCGCTCGGGTTCGAGGGAGAGGCGCCGGCCGGTAGCCGCCTCTGCCGGAGAGGCAAGACCTGGTCACAGCCTTCGCGCAAACTGCCTGACGTCGGCCCGCGAGGCCGTCAACTTGCCTTCCGGAGCGTACCGATCAGGTTCGGCGATACTGTCGAACACTTTTGCTTCTTCTGGCGCGTCGGATCGGTCCTCACAGCTTCGTCCCCGATGACCGAAGCATGGTCTGGGTTGATCATGCTGCCTGGGTCCGGGTAACAATCGGGGGATGACGACGTCCACTGCTTCGAATGTCGCTGTGGTCGGCCCGGGAGCGATCGGTACGGCCGTTACGGCGGCGCTGCATCAGGTGGGACGCGCGCCGAGGCTGTACGGCCGCACGGCTCGTGACCAGCTCGCGCTGCACACCCCCACGGGCGAGATCGTCGTGCCCGGCCCTGTCCGGGTCGAGGTGACCGAGGACGTGACCCCGATCGATCTCGTTTTTCTGGCCGTCAAGTCGACGCAGGTCGAGGCGGCCCCGCCGTGGCTGATCGCGCTGTGCCGGCCCCACACTGTGGTCTGCGTTCTCCAGAACGGAGTCGAGCAGGAAGCCATCGTCGCGGCCCATGCCCCTCGTTGCCAGGTACTGCCCAGTATCGTGTGGTTTCCGGCGCAGGCTCAGGCCGACGGGTCGGTGTGGCTACGGGCCGAGGCCCGCTTGACGGTGCCGGACATCCAGCCGGGCCGTGCGGTGTCCGAGGCGCTGTCCCGGAGCCTGTGCACGGTCGAGCTGGCGACCGACTTTTCTTCGATGGCGTGGCGCAAGCTCATGCAGAACGCACTCGCGGGGCTGATGGCCCTCACCGGCAGGCGCGTCGGCATGTTCGCCAGTGCTGACATCGCCGAACTCGGGCTCGCGTACCTGCGGGAGTGTCTCGCCGTGGCCCGGGCCGAAGGTGCCGACCTCGATGACACGGTGCCCCGGGAGATCGTCGACAGTTTCCGGGCCTACCCGGCCGACATGGGTACCTCGATCCTGGCTGACCGGGAGGCCGGCCGGCCGCTCGAATGGGATGTCCGCAACGGGGTCGTGCAGCGACGAGGGCGGCAGCACGGCATCCCGACCCCCGTCAGTGACCTGGTGGTTCCGCTGCTCGCCGCCGTCAGCGACGGGCCCGGATGACGCGCGTGCGCCCGGCCTTCCTTCAGTTGGGGTGGGCGTCGGAGCGGCCAGGGAGCTGTCGGCGTTGCGGCAGGAGTTTTACCGTTGTCTGACCCGGCAGGCGGACGCGTTGTTCGAGCTGACTGATGCGGTGTTGTGCGCGGTCGGTCGCGGAGCTGTCGCTGGCGGTTGAGCACCGCCGCGGGCATGGCAGCGGCTATCACCTCGGCGCGGACTCTCCGGATTCCGCCCCTCTGCCGGCCGGTTGGCGAGTGATCGGTGTCGTCGTGGCGTTGGACGGCCGTCGGTGAAGCCATCGCGCGCACACCAGGCACACGCCTGCTTCTGGATGCTGACTCAGGCGGATCAGTTCGGTATCCGGGTACTGGTTACCGCAACACCGGCATCGAGTCCCCGAGGCCCTGTCCTGGTCAGGGTGGACGCTCGCACGGCCAGAACTGCAGCAGCCAGACATCGCCCTCTTCCCCGGATGTGGCCGGGCGGCGAGCTACCCGGGCGCGGAACAACCCGCGCCGACCCAGTTCGAGGGTGCCCCTCGTGCTCGCCGCCGGTGAGGCTTGCGAAGGCCAGCCGGCCGGTGCGGCTGTGGAACGGCGTCTCGACGACGTCCTCCCACTCGGCGACGGCGATCTGCGGTGGCTCGTCGTGGGCTTCCATCCGCACCGCCTGGTAGGGGGCACCGGCGTGTCCATGGACCCAGCCGTCACCGACGGTGGCGATCGTGCCGAACAAACGCGTCGGTCGCCAGCTCGCCGAGCAGCTCGTGGCCCCACGGCTCCACCTCGTCGGCGGCGTGGCGGTCGCGGATCACCAGCACGCCGTGGTCGGGCAGGTATTCGTCGTCTTCGAGAACCCCCAGAAGCGTCACAGCGCAACCGTCTCGAGAAGTACCGATGCCCGGGAATCGGCGAACACCGGGGCGTCGGCCACATCATTGTGCTGACCGAACTCCCGTGAACGCGGCAGCACCTACCCGGGCGGCGGGCGATGCGGCAGTACGCGGAGCTGGGCGCCCGGTGGGACCTGCGGAGGACGGAGGCGTCGCTGCGCGAAGGGGGCATCAGGCACGAGGATCGCGGTGCGGTCGCGCTCGGCGGCCTGGACGAGGTGGAACTGCGGGTCGCCGACCTCGTCGCGACGGGCTGGTCCACTGCGGACATCTCCATGGCGCTGTCGCTGACCCGCGACCCGGTCCACCGCGCCTTCGGCCGGGTGATCGAAGCCGCCGGCGCCGCTGTGACCCCCGAAGTCCCCCAGGGCCGGTGCCTCCGCAGCCTCACAGCGGCGTGACAGCGAGAGGGCGACAGCTCGGCGACAGACCGCGAGGGCCTGCCGCGCTCACAATACGAACATCTAAACGAACATTAACGTTGACTACGAACATTGAGCATGTGATAGTTCTCCAATCAGACGTTCAGGCGGGGGGTGAAGCGCTCTTCCGGCGGAAGCCGGCGAGGGCGCCGAACCGACAGACGGGAGTTCGCATGGCGCTCGCAGGTTCGCCCCGCCCGGCGCCGGCCGGGCCGGTACCGGCGGCCGACGACGGCCGGCAGGGACTGCGCAAGGGGTCGGTCGGCCTCGCCGGGGTGCTGATGCAGTCCGTGGCGCAGATTTCGCCGACGCTCGGCATCTTCTACACGATCGCGTTCAACACGGGGCAGGCCGGCGCGTCGGCCCCGCTCACCTATCTGGCGGCGTTCGTCGTGTGCCTCGTCCTGGCCGTGCCCATGACCGGGCTGGCCAGGCACCTGCCGTCCGCGGGCGGCTTCTACACCTATGTCTCACAAGGGATCGGGCCCAGGTGGGGCTTCATCACAGGGTGGCTGTACGCAGTGATGGTGACCATCGTCCCGGCCGCGCTCGCCTCGTTCACCGGCGCGGTCCTGCACGACGAGCTCGACTCCAAGTACGGCTTCGGCGTCCCGTGGTGGGCCTACGCGCTGGTCATCCTGGCGATCTGCTTCGCCTGCGCGTACCGAGGCATCGTCATCTCCATCAGGTTCCTGGTGGTGATGTCGCTGTTCGAGATCGCCGTCGGGCTCGGCCTCTCGCTGACCGGGCTGTTCTCGCCTGGGCCGGGCGGGGTGAACGCCGAAGGCTTCAACCCGGCGAACATCGGCGACTCGTCGGGCTTCTTCCTCGCGATCGTCCTCTCGATCTTCGCGTTCACCGGGTTCGAATCGGCCGCCGCCGTGGGAGAGGAGTCGAAAGACCCGAAGCGCCTCGTCCCGCGCGCCATCGCGGGCTCCCTGGTGCTGATCGGCGCGTTCTACGTCGTCTGTGCGTGGGGGCTGCAGGTCGGCTGGGGAACGGACGCGCTGGGGACCCTCGCGGACTCGCCGACGGCGCCCGCGTTCGTGCTGGCCGACCGGCTCTGGGACGGCGGGTCCATCGTGGTCCTGATCGCGCTGGTCAATTCGGGCCTCGGCGTCTGCATCGCCTGCACGACCAGCGCCAGCCGCACCCTCTACGGGATGGCGCGCACCGGCGCCCTGCCCTCGGGCCTGGCACGCGTGCACAGCCGGCTGCGCACGCCGGTCACCGCCGTGCTCGCGCAGTCGGGCGTCGCGCTGGCGGTGTGCCTGGCCGTCGGGCTCCCGCTCGGGCCGTACAACCTCTTCAACCTGCTCGGCACCACGGGGACGTTCGTCTACATCCCAATCTTCATCCTGATGAACGTGGCGGCGTTCATGTTCTTCCGAACCCGCCGCCCGGCGGAGTTCAAGGTGCTGCCCTACGTCGTCTGCCCGGTCGTCTCCACCGCGGCACTGTTGGTGATCGGCTGGAAGAGCATCGTCCCCCTGCCCGACTGGCCGGTGCGCCTGGCCCCTGTGCTGGCGGCCGCCTACCTGCTCATCGGGATCGGGGTCCTGGTCGGCCGCAACCTCCGCCGGGGCAGGCGCGGTTGGATGGAGCACGCCGGGGAGCTCCCGGACACGCCGGCGCCGGGCGTCGCCGCCTCGGCCGGCTGACCAAGTAGAGAGCGAGGAGACCAGCCGTGAACGCGGAAGAACGCCACAAGATCATCCTGGAGTTGCTGCAGGCCAGCGGACAGGTGTCCACCGCCGACTTGAGCGCGAGGTTCAACGTCTCCGAGATGACCGTACGGCGCGACGTGGTCCAGCTGGAGAAGGACGGCCTGTTGCGCCGGACGCACGGCGGCGCGGCGCGGGCAGCGGGCAGCAGCTTCGAGCCGCCGTTCACCCTGCGGTCACGGCTGAACGTGGAGGAGAAGAAAGCGATCGCCTATGCGGTGGCGCAGGAGATCGCCGACGGCCAGACCATCGTGCTGGACGGCGGCAGCACCGGAAAGGCCGTCGCCGAGGCGATCCTGGGCCGGGACCTCATCGTGTGCGCCCTCAACATGAGGGTCGCGGAGATCCTCCTCTCGTCGCCGAACACCCGGGTCATGACCCCGGGCGGCTGGGTGCGCCACGGCGAGCTGAGCGTCTCCGGGCCGCCCGCCCTGCGCACACTCGCCGACCACCGCTTCGACACCTACGTGATGACAGTGTCCGGTGTGGACACCAAGGCCGGGCTGACCGAGTGGAACGTGGACGACGCCGCGGTCAAGCGCGCCGCGCTCGACTCCTCAGGACGGTGCATCGTCGCGTGCGACTCGTCGAAGTTCGGCCAGACCGCTTTCTCCCGGGTGGCGAGCCTGCGAGACGCAGACCTCGTCCTCACCGACGGGGGCCTCACCTCCGAACAGCTCGAGGCCCTGCAAGACGCGGGCGCGGAGCTCCGCGTCGTCTGAATTCTTCCGCACCACCAACACACAGGGGTAACAGTGCCTGGACTCTCCATCCCGCCCGAAACGGACACCATCGTCGTCGGCGGCGGAACAGGTGGCGCGGCGTGCGCAGCCACCCTCGCTTCGTACTCGTCGCGCCAGGTCCTGCTGCTCGAGGCCGGCCCGGACTACGGGCCCCACCAGTGCGGCGCGTGGCCCGCGGATGTCCTCGACGCTGCCTCGATCCCGCTGTCGCACGACTGGTGCTTGACAGACGCCGGGAAGGCGCGGACCGACCTGCCCCGGGCGCGCATGCTGGGAGGTTGCTCCTCGCACAACGGCTGCACTGCCTCGCTCGGCGCCCGAGCCGACTACGACGGGTGGGCGACGGCGGGCAACCCCGGCTGGGAGTCCGCCACCGTTGAACCTCTCCTGAAATGGGTGCACGAGCGGTTCCGGGTGCGGCGCTACCGCACGGACGAGCTGACCGTGCCGCAGGCGGCGTTCGTGGACGCGGGTCTCGCCGCAGGGTTGCCCTTCGCCGACGACCTCGACGACCTCGACGCCGCGACCGGCATCGGCCCGATGCCGGTCAACATCGTCGAGGGCACCCGGTGGAACGCCGCGTTCGCGTTCCTCGACCCGGTCCGCGAGCACGCCAACCTCACCATCGCCGCAGGCGTCACCGTGAGCAGGCTGCTCGTCGAGCACGGCGTCGCCGTTGGGGTTCTGGCCGACACGCCGGACGGGCCGCGCACCATCCGTGCCGGCCGGGTGATCGTGGCCGCGGGGGCGTATCACTCGCCCGCGCTCCTGCTCCGCTCCGGCATCGGGGCAGCGGACGAGCTCCGGTCGGTCGGCGTCGACGTCGTCGCGGACCTGCCCGGTGTGGGCCGCAACCTCCTTGACCACCCGTGCGTTCAGCTCGACTTCCACGGCCGTGACGGGCTGCTCGAGGAGATGGAGCGCATGTCGTGGCACCCGGACGAGCAGACCATCGGCAGGGGGAAGTCCTCGCGTTGCGACGACGGCCCCTACGACATCCACGTGTTCATGGTGGCCGGGGCGAACTCCGGTCACCCGGGACTGCCGCCGATCAGCCTCTACGGCGGGGCGATGAGGGCCGTGTCCGCGGGCCAGGTGAGCCTCACGTCCGCCGCACCGGACGCCGCCCCGCGCATCGAGCACAACTACGGCTCTGACCCGGCGGGCCACGACCGGGCCGTGCTCTCCGAGGCACTGACGCTGCTGCGCGAGATGACCGCGGAGCGCGGACTGTCGGCGGTGCTGGGGAAGGCCGCGAACGAAGACTCGGATCCGTTGTCGCGCATCGTGAATTACTGCCATCCGGCCGGCAGCTGCCGGATGGGACCGGCCGGCGATCCGATGGCGGTCGTCGGCGCGGACGGGGCCGTCCGCGGAGTCGGCGGCCTGTATGTCGCGGACGCCTCCGTGATGCCCGCCATCACCCGGGGCAACCCGAACCTGCCGGTCGCCATGATCGGCGCCCGGATCGCGGCCGGGCTGCTCGGGCTCGCCCCGGCCGACGCCGTGACCGCCTGAACCCCGCGAACAAGGAGCGATACACCCATGTCTGTCACCCCTTTCGAACGCGACATCGCCGACCAGGACGAGGCGTTGCGCGCCTTCGCGTCCTCGTCGTTACCCGAGAGTCTGGGCGAGCTCGACCTCCGCCGCTTCGACCGGATCGTGTTCACAGGGATGGGCTCGTCCCACTTCGGGGCTCTGCGGTCCTGGCGCCGCCTCGTCGCGGCGGGGCTGCCGGCCTGGTGGGTGGATGCCGGGCAGCTGCTCGACTCGCCGGAGCTGGTCACCGGCCAGAGCCTCGTGGTGGCGACATCGCAGTCCGGGGCCAGCGGCGAGATCGTGTCTCTTCTGGACGATCTCAGCGCCCGAACGCTCATCGGCGTGACGAACGCGGCGGCGAGCCCGCTCGGGGAGCGCTCGGACATCTTCCTGCCCTTGTGTAGCGGTGACGAGGCCACCGTCAGCACCAAGAGCTATACCAACACCCTCGCTGCCCACGAACGCCTCATCGACCGGCTCCTCGGCAAAGCGGACCGGCGGTACGCCGACTTCGCGTCCTCGGTCGGCCAGGCGCCCGACGCGCCAATACTGAATCGTGTCGCGGACGAACTGGCGATCGATTCGATGCCGCGCCTGGCCTTCGTCGGCTACGGCGACCACGCCGCCACGGCCCTCTATGCCGGCCTGATCACCAAAGAGGCCGCGAAGGTCGCCGCCGAGGGCTACATCGGTGGCCAGTTTCGGCACGGCCCATTCGAACTGGCAGGGCCGGGGCTGGCAGCCGTCCTCTTCGGCGCGGCCCCCGACGCGCGCCCATCGGTGGTCCGCTTGGCGAAGGACCTCGTCGCCACCGGGGCGACGGTCGTCCTCGTCGGCGGACTGCGGGTGCCAGGGGCGGAGACGATCGCCACGCCCGCGGGCGACACCGTGCAGCAGCTGATCGCCGGCACCGCCGTGGCCCAGTCGCTCACCGTGCGGATCTCCCGCGCCCGGGGCACTGTCCCGGGCGACTTCACCTACGCCACCAAGATCACCACAGCACTGTGAGCCCATCCAACCAGCCCCCGCCCCAGCGCGGTGGCCAGGTCGTGATCGGGGTCGACCTCGGCGGAACAGGTACCCGAGTGGTCGCACTCGATTCTCGCGGCGAGGTCCGGGCCCACCAGACCGTGCGTACGCCCCGCACGGCGTCGGGGCCCGGCGTGCTGGCCGAGCTGATCCGCGCGGTCGCGGGCGACGCCGCGGTCGCGGCCGTCGGCATCGGTGCCAGCGGCCCCGTCGACGCTCGCGGCGTGATCCGCAACGACGACACCCTGGCCGCGTTCAGCCACATCCCACTGACCGGCCTGCTGGAGGCCGAGCTGGGCGTCCCCTGCGCAATCGAGAACGACGCCGTGGCCGCGGCGATCGGGGAAGCCACGTACGGGGCCGCGAAGGACAGTGCGGACGTGCTGATGGTCACCTTGGGCACCGGCGTCGGGGTCAGCGTCCTGCTGGGCGGCCGGCCGTTCCGCGCCGCCGACGGCACACACCCCGAGGCAGGCCACATTCCGGTTCCAGGCGCCCCGGCGGCCTGCTACTGCGGACTGGCGACCTGCTGGGAGCAGCTCGCCAGCCGGACCGCGTTGGATCGCCTCACCCAAGGCCGCACCGCCGAGCTGGCCGGCATAGCCGGATACGACAACGACGCGGCCGCCTTGTTCCGCCAGTACGGTGAGTCCGTCGGCTTCGGCACGAGCGCCCTCTTGACGATCTTCAAGCCGGACAGAGTCGTGTTCGGTGGCGGCGCGGCGGCCTATCTGCCGCACTTCGCCTCCGGGCTGGACACCGCGCTACACAGGGCCGGCGGATTCGACGTGTCGACGCCCTACTCCGAGGCGGCGCTGGGCGACCTGTCCGGTGCGATCGGCGCCGCCGTGCTCGCCTCCGACACCACACCCGCTGTCACGCTGACCCATACTTCGAAGAAATAGGGGTCTGCCAGGGGCTGGTCGACACCTCACCTGTGAGGCTTCGGCCTCGCCTGGACGGATGTCACCGTGCTCGGCGACGCCGGTTTCCCTTTTTGCGACAAGGCGATGTGGGACTGGACGGAGTGGCGGCGGCCGAGCGCGGCCGGCCCGGTACCCGTTGACGTCGGCGGCGTCCACGCTCGCCAGGTTCAGCTTCTCCTCCGGGCAAATGGCCCAAGTTGCGTGGATGCGGGAACTTCGAGCGGAATACGCACGACTTGTGGACGTCAGGACTCGACGACAGGAAGGCGTTCATCATGGAACGCAGGGACTTTCTCCGTCTCTCCGCTGCTTCGACAGGCGCTGCGGCACTTGCACCCCTCGGAACTGCGGAGACGGCCGCGGCCCAGCCGCGTTCCAGGCGCCTGCGAGTGCAGATCCTGGTGTTCGACGGCGTCGAGGAGCAGGACGTCATCGGGCCCGTCGCGGTGCTGGGGCACGCCGGTCACCAAGGCGGCCAGGTCGAGGTGACGCTCGTGATGCCCGGCGCGCCCGGCGAAGTCGTCGGCACGTTCGGCACCAGGTTCGCCGTCTCCGCGACGTGGAATCCCACCAACGGCGATGTCCTCATCGTTCCCGGCGGTGGCTACGGCATGAAGGACGGTCCTGGCGTCCACGCCCTGATCAAAGACAAAGCCCTCCTGCGAGACCTCGGCCGCGCGCACCGAAGTGGCGTCCTGGTCGCCGGGGTCTGCACGGGCGTCATGGTGCTTTCGGCCGCGGGCCTGACCGAAGGCCGTCCGTGCACCACGCACCACCTCGCCAAGGCCGACCTCGCCGCACAGCAGGCACAGGTGATCGACGCCCGGGTCGTCGACGACGGCGACCTCGTCACTTCGGCCGGTGTCACTTCGGGGCTGGACCTCGCGCTGTGGCTGGTCACGCGCGAACTGGGGTCTGCGGTCGCCGTCGGAGCGGAAGCGGTGCTGGAGTACGAGCAGCGCGGAGCGGTGTGGCGACGGTCGTGATCACACGGGCACCCATTCCGGTGACATCCACGCCCCAGATGTCCAGACCCCCGACGCCACTACCGGCGAGGCACTCGCAGCGCGTTCCGTTGGCGGTGTGGTCGACACCTCCGGAGGAGTTGCCACGCGGGCAGGGATGTTCACGTCGTGCTGGACAACCTCTCGACCCGCACCGCACCGGAGGTCATGGCGTGGCTGGCGAAGCATCCTCGCGTCCGGTTCCACTTCACCCCCGAGGGGTGATCCTGGATCGATCAGATCGAGACCTGGTTCGGGATCATCACCCGCCAGTCCATCCGCCGCGGCACGTTCACCTCGGTCAAGGTCCTGATCGCGCAGATCCGCGACTACATCACGCACTGGAACGTCACCGCCACGCCCTTCACCTGGACCGCCGCAACCGGGGAAATCCTGGCCAAGGTCAGGCTCGTCCAGACCGACATCAAGAAGCCACGGCGTTCCGCCGTCTTCCCAAGGGTAATGCCATGGCGCGACATGGATGGAGCGAACCACCACCTGTCCGCCGCGCTACTGGGAACCCCAGGAATACGCGTCGACCTTCCAGGATGACGCGACGGTGACCACACTCCCCGAAAGCAAAATGTCTGCAATGGCGGAAAACTACCCCAGGCGAGCAGTAGTGGCGGGCGGTGGGATCGTAGGCCTCACGGCGGGTATCGTTTTGCACAAGGCCGGGCGGCACAGGAGTACCCCGGACACCTGGCCTGGCGCGGGGCCGGTTAGCCGGGCCAGCAGGGCGGCGTTGTAGCCGGTTCCGGCGCCGATCTCCAGGATTCGGTTGCCGGGATGGACGTCGAGCTGGTCGAGTTGCATGGCCACGACGGTGGGAACGGAAGCGCAGCTGAGCGCGGAGCCGTCGCCGGCGCGTTTGGTGATCACGGCGATGTTGGCGTAGGCATCTTCGGCCGTGGCGGCGGAACGATGGCCCTGGAGTCGCGGGCCGCACCGCCGCCGCGGAAAACCAGAGATGCCGCTATGTTCATGATCTTGAGTGACGTAGCGGTCACGTTTGACCGCCAGGGCTGCATCTATCGGCTTGTGGAGGTAACCGAACGGTCGGTATAAGCTGATCCCGTGACGCTGACCTCGGATGATATCCCGACCCGGCTAAAACGGGCTGCCGGCGAGCTTTTTGCCGCCAGCGGTCCCGACGGGACGACCGTCGATAAGATCGCTCGTTCGGCAGGAGTGAATCGAGAGCGTGTCTACGCCTACTTCGGTGGAAAGGAAGGCCTTTTCGCCAACGTGCTCGGCGACGAGTTGCTCGCGATCGCCGAGGCCGTCACCCTCGACGCCGCCAGCATCGCAGAAATCGGAGCTTTCGCCG includes the following:
- a CDS encoding DJ-1/PfpI family protein; translated protein: MQILVFDGVEEQDVIGPVAVLGHAGHQGGQVEVTLVMPGAPGEVVGTFGTRFAVSATWNPTNGDVLIVPGGGYGMKDGPGVHALIKDKALLRDLGRAHRSGVLVAGVCTGVMVLSAAGLTEGRPCTTHHLAKADLAAQQAQVIDARVVDDGDLVTSAGVTSGLDLALWLVTRELGSAVAVGAEAVLEYEQRGAVWRRS
- a CDS encoding SIS domain-containing protein; translation: MSVTPFERDIADQDEALRAFASSSLPESLGELDLRRFDRIVFTGMGSSHFGALRSWRRLVAAGLPAWWVDAGQLLDSPELVTGQSLVVATSQSGASGEIVSLLDDLSARTLIGVTNAAASPLGERSDIFLPLCSGDEATVSTKSYTNTLAAHERLIDRLLGKADRRYADFASSVGQAPDAPILNRVADELAIDSMPRLAFVGYGDHAATALYAGLITKEAAKVAAEGYIGGQFRHGPFELAGPGLAAVLFGAAPDARPSVVRLAKDLVATGATVVLVGGLRVPGAETIATPAGDTVQQLIAGTAVAQSLTVRISRARGTVPGDFTYATKITTAL
- a CDS encoding GMC family oxidoreductase — protein: MPGLSIPPETDTIVVGGGTGGAACAATLASYSSRQVLLLEAGPDYGPHQCGAWPADVLDAASIPLSHDWCLTDAGKARTDLPRARMLGGCSSHNGCTASLGARADYDGWATAGNPGWESATVEPLLKWVHERFRVRRYRTDELTVPQAAFVDAGLAAGLPFADDLDDLDAATGIGPMPVNIVEGTRWNAAFAFLDPVREHANLTIAAGVTVSRLLVEHGVAVGVLADTPDGPRTIRAGRVIVAAGAYHSPALLLRSGIGAADELRSVGVDVVADLPGVGRNLLDHPCVQLDFHGRDGLLEEMERMSWHPDEQTIGRGKSSRCDDGPYDIHVFMVAGANSGHPGLPPISLYGGAMRAVSAGQVSLTSAAPDAAPRIEHNYGSDPAGHDRAVLSEALTLLREMTAERGLSAVLGKAANEDSDPLSRIVNYCHPAGSCRMGPAGDPMAVVGADGAVRGVGGLYVADASVMPAITRGNPNLPVAMIGARIAAGLLGLAPADAVTA
- a CDS encoding ROK family protein, whose product is MSPSNQPPPQRGGQVVIGVDLGGTGTRVVALDSRGEVRAHQTVRTPRTASGPGVLAELIRAVAGDAAVAAVGIGASGPVDARGVIRNDDTLAAFSHIPLTGLLEAELGVPCAIENDAVAAAIGEATYGAAKDSADVLMVTLGTGVGVSVLLGGRPFRAADGTHPEAGHIPVPGAPAACYCGLATCWEQLASRTALDRLTQGRTAELAGIAGYDNDAAALFRQYGESVGFGTSALLTIFKPDRVVFGGGAAAYLPHFASGLDTALHRAGGFDVSTPYSEAALGDLSGAIGAAVLASDTTPAVTLTHTSKK
- a CDS encoding APC family permease; this translates as MALAGSPRPAPAGPVPAADDGRQGLRKGSVGLAGVLMQSVAQISPTLGIFYTIAFNTGQAGASAPLTYLAAFVVCLVLAVPMTGLARHLPSAGGFYTYVSQGIGPRWGFITGWLYAVMVTIVPAALASFTGAVLHDELDSKYGFGVPWWAYALVILAICFACAYRGIVISIRFLVVMSLFEIAVGLGLSLTGLFSPGPGGVNAEGFNPANIGDSSGFFLAIVLSIFAFTGFESAAAVGEESKDPKRLVPRAIAGSLVLIGAFYVVCAWGLQVGWGTDALGTLADSPTAPAFVLADRLWDGGSIVVLIALVNSGLGVCIACTTSASRTLYGMARTGALPSGLARVHSRLRTPVTAVLAQSGVALAVCLAVGLPLGPYNLFNLLGTTGTFVYIPIFILMNVAAFMFFRTRRPAEFKVLPYVVCPVVSTAALLVIGWKSIVPLPDWPVRLAPVLAAAYLLIGIGVLVGRNLRRGRRGWMEHAGELPDTPAPGVAASAG
- a CDS encoding oxidoreductase produces the protein MTTSTASNVAVVGPGAIGTAVTAALHQVGRAPRLYGRTARDQLALHTPTGEIVVPGPVRVEVTEDVTPIDLVFLAVKSTQVEAAPPWLIALCRPHTVVCVLQNGVEQEAIVAAHAPRCQVLPSIVWFPAQAQADGSVWLRAEARLTVPDIQPGRAVSEALSRSLCTVELATDFSSMAWRKLMQNALAGLMALTGRRVGMFASADIAELGLAYLRECLAVARAEGADLDDTVPREIVDSFRAYPADMGTSILADREAGRPLEWDVRNGVVQRRGRQHGIPTPVSDLVVPLLAAVSDGPG
- a CDS encoding DeoR/GlpR family DNA-binding transcription regulator, whose product is MNAEERHKIILELLQASGQVSTADLSARFNVSEMTVRRDVVQLEKDGLLRRTHGGAARAAGSSFEPPFTLRSRLNVEEKKAIAYAVAQEIADGQTIVLDGGSTGKAVAEAILGRDLIVCALNMRVAEILLSSPNTRVMTPGGWVRHGELSVSGPPALRTLADHRFDTYVMTVSGVDTKAGLTEWNVDDAAVKRAALDSSGRCIVACDSSKFGQTAFSRVASLRDADLVLTDGGLTSEQLEALQDAGAELRVV